The genomic segment CACCGAACTTCGCATAATCGACGACGCCCTCGGCAAGGAACGTGCGCTTCGGATTTCTCACCGACGTATCGCGCACATAATTCTGCAGGTGCACATGATGCGCGAACGGCATGAGCGTCTTATGATCGTCCGCGCTTCGTTTTTCGTAATCCTCCGCCGATGACGGATACGGTATCTGATAATTGAGAAAGATGTTCGGATGACCGATACGCTTCATAAGCACATCAACGCCGTCCCATGCGCTCGTTATCGTATTGCAGTGGCGTTCAAGTACAATGGCTATCCCCGCTGCTAGGGCTTTATCACCGATGACACGTATATCGCGGATCACCGCATCGATGTCCACGGGCGAAAGGTCCTTCTGCTCCTTCTTGCCGGGCCATATCCGTATGCATGGTGCACCAAGCGCGCGTGCTATCGCTAGTTCGCCTTCCGCAGTAAGTGTGGCGCCGTTGACCTCTACCATA from the Spirochaetota bacterium genome contains:
- a CDS encoding sugar phosphate isomerase/epimerase family protein, with the translated sequence MKAGLCTIALQKHSVFEAIDMAKAAGAQSVEIWGKPPHTPYPIDEAHLARVRMHARNAGIAVAAYGSYYNAGGMVEVNGATLTAEGELAIARALGAPCIRIWPGKKEQKDLSPVDIDAVIRDIRVIGDKALAAGIAIVLERHCNTITSAWDGVDVLMKRIGHPNIFLNYQIPYPSSAEDYEKRSADDHKTLMPFAHHVHLQNYVRDTSVRNPKRTFLAEGVVDYAKFGAAAKASGFTGYAMVEFLADKADMSETELIRRDIDFIRTL